In Gossypium arboreum isolate Shixiya-1 chromosome 3, ASM2569848v2, whole genome shotgun sequence, the sequence AGTTGTCCTTATATTGCTCGAGAATTATTTAGTAGTCAGAAAGGTTATTTGATTTGTCTTAAGAGGAATAAATACATATGATGCTTGGTTACACGGGAGAATGTCTATAAATTCTGTCAAGGAGATAGAGACTTCTGCAACAAAAATCTAACAGTTTCATTTTAGAATGTTTCACGGGCTTGTTTTTCCAGTAGCTCCTTTTTCTTGCTTAGGTTGTCCAATAGTTCGTATCATATCAAATTCAACCCTTGATTAGGATTGTGATTCTAACTGTGTGGGTACAGAGTTTTATTGTTTGTACAGGGCCTGTCATGAGAAATATTGTAGAAGTAACAATTATCAAGGCTCTAATGCTTTTCTAGATATTCCATAATGAAATAtgtttatattgattgaattttgAATAAATCTATTCATGAGATTATTtatggggaaaaaaaaaaaagaaaagatgcgCAAGATTATATATTAGGTGTATCTGGCAATACTTTTGCAAGAGTAAAAAGCCACATAAGCAGATAAGCAGAACGAGCAtattttttacctttttttaaTAGGAAACgatttatgttataatttttgTTGACATGATAATGGAGATGAGTATGTTAACAATGACTGTGAGTAAGTTGGGATAATGGTGAATCTTGCAATGAGAGGTGCTTTGCAAAGATTTACAAAGATGTGGCTCATTTCCCAGAAGGACAGAAAGACCATTGGAAAATGAATAGAAAAGAAAACCTTGCCTGTTTTATACAAAATCATGCAGAAACAAATGAATGAAAATTCCTAGGGAAGATAAGATAGAATTATTTAAGATAAGTtagcattatttttattttcagacTGCAACACGAATTAATATGTAACCTTACAAAATTGAATATCTACCACAATAGGGTGTGGAAAAAATAGTGGATGATGGTTGGAAAACATTGTCATGTTTCCCTTAGGCTTTGCTTGGTAGAGTTGAAAGAAGATTGGAAAGATGGAAAATTGAAGGGGTAGAAAAATAGAAAgatagaaaataaatttttttccatAGATGTGCTTGATAGGGAAGAtggaaattttgaaagaaaaagtaGTTTTCTGTCCATCCGTTGCTTGGTAGagttgaaaaataaaaggaaagaaaataaagcaTTTGAAAAATGCATAATTTTGAACTAGCAtagatctctctctctctctcattttctctcctcTTATCATTCCAATTTGGAAGGATTGGTTTTTCTATATTAGTATAGAAAACCATCATCTCTCCTATTTTCTTTCCTCTCAATTTACTTCTCTACCAAGCACACTCCAATATTATTTTCTTTCCACTTTTCCACTCCCTCCTTTCATACTTTTCCACCTAACTTAGCACATCCTTAGTCCTATGAGATGAGGAGTGAACTTTCTAGGAGTTATGCTTCTTAATTTGATGAGAATTTGTGAACTAGACTTGCTCGATACTTTCAAGATTTCTTTAGTAACTTTGTATATGTGTGTGTTTTCATATATCTTTGTAAACTTTTTTAAGACTCTTTTTTCTGGGAGTTAAGCTCCCATTGACTCCTTGACTTGCTAACCTGAAGAATCCTTGTTAATATATGAGTTGGAATTGTATTTTGCTGAGCATTTAGTTTAACCCTAGATGGCCTGCTAAGAAATTTACTTCTGCTTGCCTTTTTGTAGGGGTCACCTGAATTATTTGTTATTAAAAATAGAGAGGCCCTTGAAAGCGAGTATGTTAgctcaaatctccaccactggaTTGATTTGGTATTTGGTTACAAGCAGCACGGAAAACCAGCAGTGGAGGTATTCTGTGGAAAGACGATCTTCCGACAACCAAATATTGATTTTCCTTTTCTATTCTTTTGACTCTAAACTGTCTCATTTAAAATATACCTGGGTTGCAGGCTGCAAATGTCTTCTATTATTTAACTTATGAAGGTGCTGTTGATCTGGACTCTATGGATGATGAGTTGCAGAAATCAGCAATTGAAGATCAAATTGCAAATTTCGGTCAGACACCAATCCAGATTTTCCGCAAAAGGCACCCAAGAAGAGGGCCTCCAATTCCAATTGCTCATCCTTTGTATTTTGCACCTGCTTCTATCAATTTGACATCTGTTCTTTCCTGTATAAGTTATCCACCATCAGCTGTTTTGTATGTTGGATTATTGGACTCCATCATTGTCATTGTGAACCAGGGTCTTACTTTATCTGTTAAGATGTGGTTGACAACCCAACTTCAGTCTGGTGGAAATTTCACCTTCTCAGGTTCTCAGGTTAGTTCTTAGTTATaagtttgtttttaaaaaaaaaaaaagaaaagaaaagagtctTTTGGATGTCCTTCAAATTACCTTTGATGTATTTTTGTTTAAGTAACTTTTCAAAATCCGCAGGATCCCTTCTTTGGAGTGGGTTCTGATATTATCTCCCCTCGTAAAATTGGGAGCCCTCTGGCAGAAAATGTTGAACTGGGAGCACAATGCTTTGCGATAATGCAAACACCAGCTGAGAACTTTCTGATATCATGTGGCAATTGGGAAAACAGCTTTCAAGTCATATCTTTGAGTGATGGAAGAATGGTTCAGAGCGTACGACATCACAAAGATGTTGTCAGCTGTGTTGCAGGTATTTTCTTATAAAGGAATCTCGTAACTGCTGACAAAAGGAATGTAAAGCTGAATTCTATTTTTAAACCTCGAGTTCCTAATAATAATTGCAATCTGCTCAAAGTAATCATTTTTTTCTTTGTGTAAAAATGTTTCTTCTTAAAGTGGGTTACATTAGCAAtaatgagaaataaaaaaaaattcaagtagtGATGCTAAGATGGTTTTGTAATTCAAAGGTTCCATAGGGTATTGATGCGTAAAAGGAAACAAAGAGACAGACATGAATATAAAACTTGAGTTTTATCATCTTATGAGTCTAGATGAGGATGATCTGTATCTGTTACATGCTTTTTTTCCTTATGAATTGTTAGTTTGTGTTACTAGTGCTTCTTGGAGTCTGGTTTCACTAGTGTTGATAACCTACTGCAGTTACAGCTGATGGAAGCATTCTTGCTACTGGAAGTCACGACACTACAGTCATGGTGTGGGAAGTTCTCCGTGTCAGAATCCCAGAAAAGAGAGTTCGGAATATGCAGACAGACTATGTCATTACTGAAACTCCCTTCCATATTCTGTGTGGTCATGATGATATAATTACATGCCTGTATGTCAGTGTGGAGCTTGATATAGTTATTAGCGGGTCAAAAGATGGAACTTGTGTTTTCCATACCTTGAGAGATGGAAGATATGTCCGATCTTTACTACATCCATATCGAAGTGCATTATCAAAACTTGTAGCTTCTCGGCATGGACAGATTGTACTTTATTCTGATGGTGATCTCAGTTTACACCTCTATTCTATTAATGGAAAACATCTTGCCTCTTCAGAATCCAATGGGCGTCTTAACTGTGTTGAACTCAGTGGGTGTGGCGAGTTTTTGGTTTGTGCTGGTGACCAAGGACAGATTGTTGTTCGCTCTATGAGCACACTTGAGGTTGTTCAAAGATATAATGGGATCGGGAAGATAATAACTTCCCTAACTGTAACTCCAGAAGAATGTTTCTTGGCCGGGACAAAAGATGGAAGTCTTCTTGTGTATTCTATAGAAAACCCTCAACACCGTAAAGCTAGCGTCTCCCGGAATCAAAAAACCAAAGTTTCTTTAGCAGGCTAAGCAATGATTCAGGATTGGAATGACTGGTTTGACAATTACGGATTGATTGGCGGTACTGATCTCAGGTATTCTGCTCACCAATGTTTTTTTTCTAGTCATTTCtttcattttgatataattcttAGCATAAGCTTCATTCTTTAAGAATACTAATCTACTACATGCATGTAGTGATGACTATTTTCAGCATGTAAGATCAAAATCTGCTTAATATGGTTTTTGTGTCGTTTCTTTCATTTTTTATGTTCATATTGATACTATACATGTGTATACACAGTCCAGATTCGTACCTTGGACCTCAAACGAACAGAACTAATGCTATATATTTGCACGCATTCAGAAAATGGTGTAACAAATTTAAGTGATTATTTTACTTGAATATTTCTAGGTATTTTAGAACATGTTGGAATGTGTCAGAAGGGTTTCACTGCTTATCAGTATTAGACATAGGAGACTCAGGTTTGCTAAATCTTGGCCTGAAAAAATAACTTAAAAGCATTTAGTTGCAGAATTTGAGCTCAATATCCTACTTTTATTTCAACAAATGTCTGGCATTTTATGTTGTgttttcatctttttcatttgccTTTCTTTTCCAATTTTTAACAGGAAGCATTTGAAAAGCCTATCCATTCCATTTCCAGGTACTGGGGCCATACTGATCTATATATTTAGCACATGAAGAATACTGATTAGTCTTTCAACAGCGTTTTATTATCCAACATACAGGATTCTTACCTATTTTGTAACATTAAGAAATAGGAAGGTAAGATGTGCAAACTTTTTAGAAATTCAATTGTCTATTTTAGATCATAACAAGGAGCTGAGACAGAATATGTGTACAATATTATTCTGAACTAGGTTAGGTTTCAATTCTTTTGTATTACCAACTCTCTCAGCTCATATatatactttttcttttttttgcttTTATAAATAGAAAAATATCCAAAATCTCAACCCAAACTTTGTACATGTATGCAACAATGCCTGGTTCAGAATGAGTAATTTTCGTCACCACCTTTGAATGAATAGATAATTCATAAATCCATGTCGGTTTTTTTTGTATTGTGTCGTGACATTATTGTTTTTAGAGTATTTTATATATTCATATAATTTGTGATACGGTAGTGATTTTATATAGTGTTGCGGGCGGCGTTCTGTATACTGGTGTCTTGTCCATGTTATGGTTTTGTGTTGTGCGCTATCATGTTTAATCTTTCCCAGATCTATATAGGGACGTTTTATGATGTTTTCTGTTTGATTAAAGTACTTGAGAGGTCTCTGGGTTGGATCAAATTAGTTGGATTAATATAGTCCTTATAccattaaaaagaattaaataagttTATATTATAACAGAGTCcgttatttataatattatttttcaattgTAGTTTAATgtcaaataaaattttcatttataaaatctaactttaaaaattttagttttgttaaatagtaaatgattttttaaatagtaaatgtcagttttatttcaatttgatttcatttgattCTTTGTAAtagtatagggattaaattgattttcttttttaGTTTCTTGCTGTTGATATAAAGGAGATACGACCCGATATGGAGAAAAAGGTGTACTTTGTTATCATTATGTATTTATatcatatatatgaaatttttcatTAATCACGATTAGAATTTAAACTTTACAAGTAAAGAAGCGGCATGCATATTTGGATATCTTTAAAAAAATAAGGATAAATTAATAATGAAAAGagcaatttattaattttatccaTAGAACAAAAATTATTGTACCCAAAATGTATATTTACaataatttaagaaatttatCTTTGTATTTTTGTTCAAGTTTTTATTGACATTTTAGGGCGATTTACATAAATATGCTGAAATGGTTTTTTTGAGTATGtgtgtttttttttcaatttatttgtatatgttgAATttggagagagaaaaaaaatgtcTTTGTAGGATGCATTTTCCTTCTAACGGTAACTTTTTCAACGGCTAGAATACCCCTAGTAATTATAAATTTTTCTATATAAATCCTTCCGAACTTTCTTCGtttcaattcaatattcaattctcaattctcaattctcaattatttttttaaaaatatttctttGAGTCTTATTCTTTCGATCATATTTTAATCcttataatttgtaaaatggCAAATTAGCTTATTCGTTTAGATGACAAGCGCATCTCCGACGTTCAATTACAAATAGTaagataatattatttaattatttaattataaatagttAATTTTTAGGTTGTTAACTAGAGGTGAGCAAAACTTGATTTAACtcgaaaaaatgaaaaaaaattcgaatttcgagttaaacgaatcgagttattcgagttaatTGAGTTATAATGAgtcaattcaaattttttttgaatttcgagttcgaatcaaattgagttttcgaattcgaataactcgaataattcaaatatcatactataatatttaacatttttacctcaaacttccaaacctttttacttttccctcaaaacttttactccttctcACTTTCTCCCCAAAACTTTTATTCCCTTTCCATCCACCCCCAATttacccaaaatccatttcccaccaaaattttactctcccatttattttttctcaaaattttactcccaaaaaccctcaaaactttttttcccctaaaatttttactccctcctactttccccctaaaatttttacttccttcccatcccacctcccatctaccccaaatccaccccccaattttttttaatattttccctccaaaattttactccccctaTTTACTCCCCGCTATTTACTTCCCCTTAAATTTTTTATTCcctaaaactttttattttcctcctGAACTTTTACTTCTACCttttactctcaaataaaaaatcaaaattatctaaaaaaaatcactaaacataaatagtaataattttatttatatctactatttatattattaaattaaatttcacattttatattatttatattattgaattgtttagtcatattgaatatttatattaaaattaaattattaattatgccattaaatattcatgttaaaattttatattggtatcaatttcacattttatctttaaaataacttttattaaaaatcacattttacatttaatatatttttagttCCAAAAACATAGTGGCAAGAAtcaagataattgaaacaactaagcaagcaaagaagctaacccgtatataaaagattaataaataaattatgaggtgatgaaagttaataaaaattttgattaaggtggacaaattttattacgatgggtgatagtggttacaaggacccaaaaatatttattaaaatttaactcgaacaaatatattcgatttgaattccatctcactcgactcgattcgagaaaatttcaaataaaattaagatgataaaatatgattcgtcaactcgattaactcgaaattttttcatttgattcgatcgaacgctcacctttactgttaacattattaatttttttatgtttatatacttaGGTCGAAGATCGGATTTTAAAGACGTACATGCACAATTTAAGCTAAGGTGCATCAGATGCTATTTATGGACACTTGCGAGATGCAAGATTCTTATACGTGGCTCGCATGCTTAAGGGACAAAATTGGATCCCTCACTTATAAGTGCTTTAGTGGAAAAATAGAGACCAAAGACACACACATTCCATCGTCTTTACTATTAGTGTACAATTACACTGGAGGACGTTAGTTTACAACTCGGTCTACTGATCGATTGGGAAGTCGTTATGGGGAAAATGGTGAGTGTCGATTGGAGTGCAACATGTGAGCAACTACTAGGAAAGGTGCCGAacaaaaagtttaggggtaatcagatcaagatgggaTGGTTGGAAGACAACTTCAAAGCTATCGAGGCTTCCACAAGTGacattgaaaaagaaaaattcacGTGCGCATTCATCTTAAGGTTGATCGGGGGTCTATTTATGCcaaataaatctcaaaatctgATACATTTAAGGTGGCTACTACTACTAGTCGACTTGAAAGAAGTGAGACAACTTAGTAAGGGATCATAGGTGCTAGTGACATTGTACCGAGAAATGTGTCGAGCAAAGAAACCAGAAAAAGTTAAAATCAGCGGTTGCATGCTCCTTTTTCAATCGTTGGCATGGTATCGAACACCATTTTTACACCCCGAGTGGACCCCGCTTATGAATTCTCACTCGTAATATGGtaaaattcatttgataataTCATTATCGTTATAATTTTGCACTGTTATAATtttgaaataacatattatttaaaTAGGTGGAACAATCCCGCGAGACACGCAGGTATACCGATCGAGCTCGAGGATATCCAACTAGCTTTAGATCAATAAATCCAAGAGGATGTTAGTTTATGGATTTCTAAGTTATATAATATTGATTccataatttgaaattaaatacaCGGGCTAAAATTTATAAACTCGTACTGCAGTTAGTATGAATACCATATGTATATCCAAAAATTCAAGAATGTGTCCCGACTCAATATTTGGCCAACCGCAACATTTGGCACGTCAAAGTGTCATTGATTATTTTTGCAACGGTTAAGATGCACGAATTCGACCGAGTGATGTGGCAGTTCGGGTGTACGCAACGTATTTTGCCGCCTTCCTAGGAGCTCGATGACCTGTACAAGATTGACTTCCGAAGGAGACTCAAGGAAGATTGGCTAATATTCCACAATAAGTATATCGAGATGTGGCAACGTAGGTACGATTATTTGCCAACGCGTGAACCATTTCTCACACTAGAGTTGGAAACATCTTCGGATTACATGGATTGGTTTGAGCATAACGGCAAGCCATATCTATTTCCGATTGCAGAAAGGAGTAAGCAATATCATCGTAAGAGGCCAAGATGAGAGCCCATCAATTCTAGGTGGGGAGAACATACCGCAGAGGGATCAATGTCTACTCCAGCTCCATATGAAGACTCAATTATTGTGCAACCTCTCGATCAATATAgttcatatatttttatttctaacccAGTTTATTATATACAAGCACTACATCATGCACCATCAGTCGCTGCGTCAACACTTTCTCCAGGTGTATATTCGTACGACTGCCACCCATAAACCATATTACACATTGATGCCGCCAACAACACCAACGTGTCCAGTATTATCGACAATTCCCACCTTAATCGCTATGCAATCGGGTTATGCGACACCATAGAGTTATCTGCCGATAGTGTCACAAACACCCCCAGCATCTTTATTCTACCGAGATGGGTCATCCTTGCAACTACCTATCTATACAGGGGGGATGTATGATGGGCGGCTTGGACCCAAACACAATCAACAATAAATGAAGGAAATGAATATGGAAATCAACATCGAGGTGCACGTAAAGATGAAGACAAAGACGATGAAGAGCCGCCAACCCAAGTTGTTCGACGGAACCCTAGAAATACCCAACGAACACCCTATTATGGCTCACATTCGAAACGTCGATGATTATGTTATTTGTAATATTTCTCAAATACTTCAttctttagttttaaattttaatttacgtTGTAGTAAATGTTTTCACTCTAACCCTAACTTGATTGCTTTTGCCTCTGAACCCACTGCAACCTGGAATTCTTGAGATAAATTTCATACACTGCAACTCAGGATTCCTgagataaaattaaaatttttctttttttgttcctGCCCTATCCCCTATATAAATGATCGTTCCCATCCCCTTACTTCATCATATCTCTGtcacctttaaattatttttttctttgtcTTGCGTGTTGAAATTGTCAGGTTTACAGATTTTTTTTAGGGAGACGTAGTCATAGTTTTAAGCTGTGTTTGGGTTCACTGTGATGTCATGGAGCTCAATAACCTACAAATTTCACCTGTCGTGTGAGTATGGAGCCATCACCTGAGAAGCCAGGATCGTATTACAACTCGAGGCCCAAGTTGATGGTGATTATACAGTCTCGGGTTGAAGTGTAAGGCTTCAAGTTTACAGATGTTATATTGTCAAAGGATGGAGCATAACTAAGGCCCCAATTGACGGTGGTTATACAGGCACAACAACGAGTTTCTCCTGGTTAGCGGAGGATGCTTTATAAAACTCATACAAAAGTCAAAGACGAAAAACACAAGGGCCTTCTAGTATAATCAAATAATTCGTTTTGTCCATTTCAATTGAAGGCGGTGACCCTATTACTAAAACATGTTGCACTCTAATTCTGTCACAGGTTATAGTAATGAGCTCATCGATTTTGGTGGAGATAGATAAAATGAATTACTTGATTATaatgaaatgccattgtttttttttcttttttgacttTTGTATTGGTTTTATAAAGCATCCTCCTCTGACGAGAAATAACTAGTTGTTGTGCCCACATAACCACTGTTAACTAGGGCCTCAGTTATGTTCCATCTTTTGACAGCATAACCTTTGTAAACTTGAAGCCCTAGTTACGCTTCAACTCGAAACCATATAATCACTGTCAACTGAGACCTTAAGTTGCAATTCGATTCAACTCTTCGGGTGATGACTCCATACTCACATGACAGATGAAATTTGTAGATCACTCAGCTCCACGACATAATTGTAAATTCAAACATACCTTATAACTATAACAATTTCTATCTCAAAcaccaaaaaaatatatatttacaaacttttaatttctaatagcaaaaaaaaaaaatcagcatattcTGTAAGATgaatttttctttctctctctaaATTCAGCATATAtcgataaattaaaaaaaaaaacacatatacTCAATTTGTTTTTCACCATATTTGTTTTAGATAAGTTTTACATAATTTAACATTGATTTtgagttgaatcataaaatttGCATGccttggaaaaaaaaaattaaaggagcTTGGCATTGTGATAGACCAAACTTGAATGGGACATGGAAATTAGAATGGGCAAATGCCTTTAAAATGACATCGTCTCGTTCTGGCCACACTTTCTCATTGGTGTCGGTCGGACCAACAACAACACTCTTTTTAACTTGGACACCATTTCTGACATCACATATATCCTCTCCCACAACAAACCTAATAAAACGCAagtacttttcttttcttttcattttcctcATCATTAATTACTTAATTGGATTAATTAGGGTTAATTCTTTTTTTGTCCCTTTTATCCCCCCCCCTTTCCCCTTTGTTTCACTGTAATGCTTCCATCTCCTCAATTTCCTCAATGTACGGACAGTCTCAGCCCATGAACATCCCTGCCTCGATCGCCGACAACGATGTTTCTGCCTCCGCACCGGCCAATAATCACCAAAGCGTTAGTTACGATGCTCATTCTCTTGACGACGGCGTCGGAGTCGATGACGTCTCCGCCGATCCCCTCTATGTCACTTCCACCCCCTCTGACTTAGCCATCGTTCAACGTGTCGACGGTGCCAGCCAACTCACTCTTTCCTTTCGTGGCCAGGTCTATGTTTTCGATGCTATTACTCCCGAGAAGGTATattacattttttctttttctcttaacAACTTTTTCTCAGTTAGGCCGATTAGGGTTTGCTGAATGGTTTGATTTTTGAAGAACCAAAAATCGTTGGCTTAAATTGTAGAAAGATGTGATTGCTTTTCCTCTTACTTTAAGTTATCAAACCGAAAAATGCAACTTCAATGTCATACTTTTGACCTCTCGTGTTTCTATATTATCCCCCCAATGAAATGCACATCGTACTGTTTGCAGTTCCATGCGGTGTTGTTACTTTTGGGTGGAAGTGAACTAACTTCAGGTCCCCATGGTGTTGAAATGTCAGCTCAGAACCAAAGGGTAATTCTCTTAAATTTGTTTAATCtagaatttgaatttatttttctgtttaatttttagtttatctATTCCTTGCTCTTTTTAGGTTGTTTTGGACTTTCCGAGAGGATCTAATCAACCGCATAGAGCAGCCTCTTTAGATAGATTTCGTCAGAAGAGAAAAGAGCGATGCTTTGATAAGAAAGTCCGGTATAGTGTTCGTCAAGAAGTTGCTCTTAGGTGTGCATTTTCCTTCCCTAAATACAGTTATTTTGAACTTTGATATTCAATATGTTGTTCTTGCAATTGAAGCTAGAAACTTAACCCTGAGAACTAGTATTAATGGGCTTTTGAGGTTTGAGGAATTACTGAGAAATAGGATTTTAAGAAGGTTATGGTTTATTATACTCTGAGAAATAGATTGGCTATGCTGGATGGGTGAAGCATATGACCTTTTCCATATATTTTGTATTTCTGCAAGTTATGTTGTTCCGTTTTATATGTTATTGAACATAATCGTTGCATTTGAATCTGAGCcaattttttctttattattacTGAATACATGATTAACGTTAGATTAGTTTATCTGTTTTTCTGAATCTGTTCGCTCATTGTTATAAACCAAGGATCTTTATAAAGAGTATGCTGTGCATTAGTagactataaatataaattatcatccaattctaaattgtgataaatAAGCATATTGCAGACTGGTAGCAGCCAGCCCAGATAAGATTTTAGGAATTGTGCTAATGAGATATTATAGTCCTATACTCTTATAAGGCCTAATATACCATAAAATTGTTAGAAAAACTCTTTAAGGACCTAGGGAGTAAAAACAGAACTGAGAGACTAACAAATCAGTGTTACAAGTAAATATGTCTTAGAACACTGGACTGTGTAAGGATATTTTTCAACCCATTTGGTATTACctagtttaataattaatttcTTGGTGCTTGTGACTGAACTTAGCATATTTCATTTTGCTACAAAATTATCAATTCAAGCAGAAAAATGTGATAGAGCATAATATCCACAGGGAATAAACGAATAAGCATTGATCTGGCATGTCTAATCATGTCACTTTTTTTAAAACCGATAAAAGTTTATGCAGTGCTTTTTAAATTGGAAGATTTTGGCataaattttcaattctggaatCTATATGAACTCATATTGTAATTCCGTCATCTGTAGTGAGGATGCTATACAATAATGCAATTTCAATTCACTAATAGCTTCTTGTGTCCAAAAATATTGGGGATTTATTTTCTAAAGTGAAAACAAGAAGTCTGAACTGTAGCAGTCAGGCAAGTTTAACACAGTTTGACATACTTATGTACCAGAAATGATTGAAGTGCAATAAGGGTCTTACTGAAGGGAAAAGATATTGAAGAAATAAAACGATAGTGTAGAATACTATTTTTCCTCCAGGTTTAATTGGCTGCTCTAGGTAATAGAACAACACAGACAAATGAGAGAGGATGCCCTTTTTATCCTTCTAGGGAAGTTTACATTTCTACCAATGGTTAACAACATAATTGAGAAAAAGAACATGCATACAGTTGAGTTGATGGAATTGAATTCTTAATATCTTATCTTAGTGTGCTTTATTAAACTGAAATGGGTGCGTAGAAAACTCATTAGAGATGATCTGTCCTTGTTGACAAATTTTTCTTTATTGCATAAATAGTAAGTTCTTGCTTTTGATTTTTTTGAGTGCATTAGGATGCAGCGTAATAAGGGTCAATTCAAGCAGAAAAATGTGATAGAGCATAATATCCACAGCGAATAAGCGAATAAGCGAATAAGCATTGATCTGGCATGTCTAATCATGTCACTTTTTTTAAAACCGATATAAGTTTATGCAGTGCT encodes:
- the LOC108477004 gene encoding GATA transcription factor 25 isoform X1; this encodes MYGQSQPMNIPASIADNDVSASAPANNHQSVSYDAHSLDDGVGVDDVSADPLYVTSTPSDLAIVQRVDGASQLTLSFRGQVYVFDAITPEKFHAVLLLLGGSELTSGPHGVEMSAQNQRVVLDFPRGSNQPHRAASLDRFRQKRKERCFDKKVRYSVRQEVALRMQRNKGQFTSAKKSEGAHSWGSSQEDDNLADGICTHCGISSKSTPMMRRGPSGPRSLCNACGLFWANKGTLRDIPKKTQDLSLVPVQQGECETNDSNSGTAIPTTQSNVVSFSNGDGSALIAEN
- the LOC108477004 gene encoding GATA transcription factor 25 isoform X2; this translates as MNIPASIADNDVSASAPANNHQSVSYDAHSLDDGVGVDDVSADPLYVTSTPSDLAIVQRVDGASQLTLSFRGQVYVFDAITPEKFHAVLLLLGGSELTSGPHGVEMSAQNQRVVLDFPRGSNQPHRAASLDRFRQKRKERCFDKKVRYSVRQEVALRMQRNKGQFTSAKKSEGAHSWGSSQEDDNLADGICTHCGISSKSTPMMRRGPSGPRSLCNACGLFWANKGTLRDIPKKTQDLSLVPVQQGECETNDSNSGTAIPTTQSNVVSFSNGDGSALIAEN